The following are encoded in a window of Neomicrococcus lactis genomic DNA:
- the hutU gene encoding urocanate hydratase, translating to MARHQSFTQHDPSRTIRAARGTELSAKSWQTEAPLRMLMNNLDPEVAERPEDLVVYGGTGRAARSWESFDAIVESLKDLEADETLLVQSGKPVGIFRTNEWAPRVLIANSNLVGDWANWEEFRKLEAEELMMYGQMTAGSWIYIGTQGILQGTYETFAAIADKRYGGTLAGTLTLTGGCGGMGGAQPLAVTLNGGAVLIVDVSEERLRRRLGKRYLDDVELDLDTAIAKVTKAKEEKRALSVGYVGNAAEVFPELLRRQQAGEIAIDIVTDQTSAHDPLSYLPVEFTIDQWDAEAKSDPIGFTKKAQAAMARHVEAMVGFQEIGAEVFDYGNSIRDEARKGGFENAFAFPGFVPAYIRPLFCEGLGPFRWVALSGDPEDIKVTDQAIKELFPENEHLHRWIDAAEEFVEFEGLPARICWLGYGERHKAGLLFNQLVAEGKVKAPIVIGRDHLDSGSVASPYRETEAMKDGSDAIADWPLLNALTAASSGATWVSIHHGGGVGIGRSIHAGQVSVADGTELAAAKLRALLTNDPGMGVIRHVDAGYDRAVDVANERGVKVPMINNRVQ from the coding sequence ATGGCACGTCACCAGTCATTCACGCAGCATGACCCTTCCCGTACCATCCGTGCAGCTCGCGGCACCGAACTCTCCGCGAAGTCGTGGCAGACCGAAGCCCCTTTGCGCATGCTCATGAACAACCTTGATCCCGAGGTTGCCGAACGTCCAGAAGACCTCGTGGTTTACGGCGGCACGGGACGTGCTGCTCGTTCGTGGGAATCCTTCGACGCCATTGTGGAGTCTTTGAAGGACCTCGAAGCTGACGAGACCCTCTTGGTTCAGTCCGGAAAGCCCGTTGGCATCTTCCGCACCAACGAGTGGGCTCCACGCGTGTTGATCGCCAACTCCAACTTGGTGGGCGACTGGGCAAACTGGGAAGAATTCCGCAAGCTCGAAGCCGAAGAGCTCATGATGTACGGCCAGATGACGGCCGGATCCTGGATCTACATTGGTACCCAGGGCATCTTGCAGGGTACCTACGAAACCTTCGCCGCAATTGCTGACAAGCGCTACGGCGGAACCCTCGCCGGCACCTTGACCCTCACCGGTGGTTGCGGTGGCATGGGTGGCGCTCAGCCGCTCGCCGTGACCTTGAACGGTGGCGCTGTGCTGATCGTTGACGTGTCCGAAGAGCGCCTCCGCCGCCGCTTGGGCAAGCGTTACTTAGACGATGTTGAACTTGATCTCGATACCGCAATTGCCAAGGTCACCAAGGCCAAGGAAGAGAAGCGCGCGCTGTCCGTGGGCTACGTCGGCAACGCTGCCGAGGTCTTCCCAGAGCTTTTGCGCCGCCAGCAGGCCGGCGAGATCGCCATCGACATCGTGACGGACCAGACCTCCGCGCACGACCCACTGTCCTACCTCCCGGTTGAATTCACCATTGACCAGTGGGACGCAGAAGCTAAGTCTGATCCCATCGGCTTCACGAAGAAGGCTCAGGCCGCCATGGCTCGCCACGTTGAAGCAATGGTGGGCTTCCAGGAAATCGGCGCCGAGGTCTTTGATTACGGCAACTCCATTCGCGACGAAGCACGCAAGGGTGGCTTCGAGAACGCCTTCGCCTTCCCAGGCTTCGTTCCTGCCTACATCCGTCCGCTCTTCTGCGAAGGGCTTGGCCCATTCCGCTGGGTAGCACTTTCTGGCGATCCAGAAGACATCAAGGTCACGGACCAGGCCATCAAGGAGCTCTTCCCAGAGAACGAGCACTTGCACCGCTGGATCGATGCAGCCGAAGAATTCGTGGAGTTCGAGGGCTTGCCAGCACGTATTTGCTGGTTGGGCTACGGCGAACGCCACAAGGCTGGCCTCTTGTTCAACCAGCTCGTCGCTGAAGGCAAGGTCAAGGCTCCAATCGTTATTGGTCGCGACCACTTGGACTCCGGTTCCGTGGCATCTCCTTACCGTGAGACCGAAGCCATGAAGGACGGCTCAGACGCTATCGCCGACTGGCCACTCTTGAACGCCCTGACCGCTGCATCCTCTGGCGCAACCTGGGTTTCCATCCACCACGGTGGTGGCGTGGGCATCGGCCGTTCCATCCACGCCGGCCAGGTCTCCGTGGCTGATGGCACCGAGCTCGCCGCTGCGAAGCTCCGTGCGTTGCTCACGAATGACCCAGGCATGGGCGTCATCCGCCACGTCGACGCCGGCTATGACCGTGCCGTCGACGTTGCTAACGAGCGCGGCGTCAAGGTTCCGATGATCAACAACCGCGTTCAGTAG
- a CDS encoding IclR family transcriptional regulator: MGEEKPDATTRAADRVLDLLKVVCESVEGIRLADAAKATDLSASTALRLLRTLEAKGFVMRREDKGEYRPGFRMVQLGVSALSHDALVETCRPMMRAVVAATGESCYLSVRADSEHGLYVAIEEGTQSVRHINWVGRRFPLQGSASGRVLQNKVAAGDFVMEADMVEADVTAIAAPVTIGDTVVASLSIVAPSYRTAEKTARQYGEVLAGATQKLSINAS; the protein is encoded by the coding sequence ATGGGGGAAGAAAAGCCAGACGCGACCACCCGCGCCGCGGATCGCGTGTTGGACCTCCTGAAAGTGGTTTGCGAATCGGTTGAGGGCATCCGCTTAGCGGACGCTGCGAAAGCCACCGACTTGTCTGCATCGACGGCACTTCGTCTCTTGCGCACTCTGGAAGCCAAGGGGTTTGTGATGCGTCGCGAAGACAAGGGTGAATATCGTCCCGGTTTCCGCATGGTGCAACTAGGTGTTTCGGCACTAAGCCACGATGCCCTGGTGGAAACATGCCGGCCCATGATGCGAGCTGTCGTGGCCGCAACGGGGGAGTCCTGCTACCTCTCCGTGCGCGCCGATTCCGAGCATGGCCTGTATGTGGCCATCGAGGAAGGCACTCAATCCGTGCGGCACATCAACTGGGTGGGACGTCGCTTCCCCCTGCAGGGGTCCGCATCCGGACGGGTGCTTCAAAACAAAGTTGCTGCCGGTGACTTTGTGATGGAAGCGGACATGGTGGAAGCCGATGTCACCGCTATAGCCGCTCCCGTCACCATCGGCGACACCGTGGTGGCTTCGCTGTCGATCGTGGCACCGAGCTACCGCACTGCCGAAAAAACGGCCCGTCAGTACGGCGAAGTACTTGCCGGCGCCACCCAAAAACTCTCTATCAACGCCTCTTGA